Proteins from one Malaya genurostris strain Urasoe2022 chromosome 2, Malgen_1.1, whole genome shotgun sequence genomic window:
- the LOC131428934 gene encoding uncharacterized protein LOC131428934: MSDEQNNLTSSNNDRHCKRCNRADADDDMVCCDVCESWIHFQCAGVSESIAEPDRSFKCSKCMTDWDGESKSAVSFNESSVSKSSRASQKLQLSLQLLEEQQNLKQKQIEIEQEYLRKRYELLLQIEEEKDSSKSSRKSGISVKRRCEQMENWLNKGTQVDRAGQSEPTMSEQKVTLPVPVVCQKNDVPVPKPTSFVSNVLTVTNPNLLNLNPGVPVPGESISTESFASTPGKTTANPHSISSVVSGIVIPAGGSSITSAAGMSTSVSLIPVSVPTISTSILPSVTDALIRAVPVCSYSRINTGEVIQTIPPMSSLQLYKKNLTNSGLVSSGNTVFTSTVQHPSISGLAVSGVPWLPEFPVLNPVSSSPLPDRSYRSIPGLATITSTVQHPSIPGLAVSGVPWLPEYPVSSYYPPTSVPVSAVRPTSVPFVVPSSLGVYGNRHDVPVSVGPKSAQLAARQVMPRELPRFNGDPHEWPIFYSSFKNTTDVCGYTDAENLARLQRCLGGAALEAVRSRLLLPASVPYVMDTLQKLYGRPEILKKVRNVPPPKSENLSSIVCYGLAIQNLVDHIVLAEQQAHLSNPMLLQELVDKLPASLKMQWGTFKQAYTNVNLATFNGFMSGLVNLASELCIDVVSVQNYQQSKRTEKQKQKEKLFTHSSVLPSTSKYRSVEESTSKACAYCGKDDHQIINCRGFKSLDVGGRWKAVRQKNLCRLCLIPHRKWPCRSKKECGQDGCRVRHNMLLHSSRNDDGNGHRSEEVVHQNHHHTKSFSLFRYLPVTLYGNGREVNTFVFLDDGSSCTLLEEGIAAQLGIEGEPDHLWLSWTGKVSRHEKTSRRLSIKISGDEHKEMFQLANVRTVRELGLPSQTLDYSELSDRFPHLQGLPVASYIDSKPGMIIGLEHVRLLTSLKTREGCSSEPVASKTRLGWCVYGRNCGNGDSVEQLHIHSCDNMSNSSLHDAMRKFFAVEEVVSTHQLESEEDKRARSILEVTTVRKGNRMETGLLWRNDERNFPNSYQMAISRLRGLEKRLAKDPDLRIKVIDQIKSYEQKQYVRKISPEELAKVNTRRTWFLPLGAAFNDMLLKGPDLLVSLVNLLLRFREGKIAVCSDIREMFLRILIREEDKWSQCFLWRNSPADEVQVYVINVAMFGATSLPCTAQFVKNRNALEYAKLYPRAADAIVYNHYVDDFLDSVNSEDEAVKLIEEVQLIHAAAGFEFGKILSNSSNVLDRLGETESLNSKSLGLDKNPSCERILGLVWVPSTDRFTFDRSAVKDVLGSNIVTPTKRQVLRTVMKLYDPLGFVAHFVVQGKILMQEIWRAGTNWDEPISECLSDLWSRWIELYDKIDEVKIPRCYFVGPKEVDEIEIHVFTDASVSACACVAYLRMSNNGSCWCSLVAAKTKVAPILPLSVPRLEIQAAMMGARLMQTVSSALTVNIRRRFLWTDSTVVLAWLRSDSRRYPPFVLFRVGEILSLTSVDEWYYVPSKLNVADDATKWNTGLSFDPDSRWFQAPSFLPTKEQWPKQSTKVDEADASVEEVRVVAVHQAVEEIVNADRFSNWNRLVRAMAYVYKAINKWKQSESGSCLRQDEFNKAEEALWRQAQAQSYEEEIQALTKGCSVSKQSSLRSMALYLDDKGLVRIKGRIGNASHIPYATRYPVVLPRNSRITFLLVDAFHRRFLHANNETVYNELRQKFHIPKLRTFIRQVGRICQHCKVKKAVPVPPLMGPLPKVRLTPFIRPFTYVGVDYMGPFEVKIGRSLVKRWICLFTCLTIRAVHLELVHSLSTISCVMAVRRFVSRRGAPLEIFSDNGTNFVGANRQLSEERSKIEKISKHCAATFTNADTQWHFNVPAAPHMGGPRERMVKSVKVAMKAISDSPRHPSDEVLETIMLEAEGIVNSRPLTYVPLEAEDQESLTPNHFLLYSSNGIKQPPSDPVAKGYILRDSWKLAQHIVDEFWRRWVREYLPMLTRQTKWFDAVKPLEPGDLVVVVDEQARNRWERGRILETFPDNTGQVRRATVQTNRGVFARPAVKLAVLDVVSSSQNSERIASESGMIHG, from the coding sequence ATGTCAGACGAACAAAATAATTTGACATCGAGTAATAACGATAGGCACTGCAAGAGGTGCAATCGTGCCGATGCCGATGACGATATGGTATGTTGCGATGTATGTGAATCGTGGATTCACTTTCAGTGTGCTGGTGTTAGTGAATCTATTGCCGAACCGGATAGAAGTTTTAAGTGCAGTAAATGCATGACTGATTGGGATGGCGAATCGAAATCAGCTGTTTCTTTCAATGAGTCGTCTGTTAGCAAGAGTAGTCGAGCATCGCAGAAATTGCAGCTTAGTCTTCAACTTCTTGAGGAGCAGCAAAATTTGAAGCAGAAACAAATCGAAATAGAACAAGAGTACTTACGGAAGCGATATGAATTGCTGCTTCAGATTGAAGAGGAAAAGGATTCTAGCAAATCAAGTCGGAAAAGTGGAATCAGCGTGAAAAGAAGGTGTGAACAAATGGAGAACTGGCTTAATAAGGGAACACAAGTTGACAGAGCGGGACAGTCAGAGCCTACAATGTCTGAACAGAAGGTTACCCTGCCAGTACCAGTCGTTTGCCAGAAGAATGATGTTCCGGTACCAAAGCCAACGTCATTTGTCTCGAACGTTCTTACTGTAACCAATCCGAATTTGCTTAATCTCAATCCAGGAGTTCCAGTTCCAGGTGAAAGTATTAGTACCGAATCGTTTGCATCAACACCGGGCAAAACTACAGCAAATCCGCATTCTATTTCTTCAGTAGTTTCTGGTATAGTGATCCCTGCCGGAGGTAGTTCGATCACGTCCGCTGCTGGAATGTCGACGAGCGTTTCGTTAATACCCGTATCTGTACCAACAATTTCAACATCGATTCTGCCCAGCGTTACGGATGCTCTTATCCGTGCAGTGCCAGTCTGTTCATATTCACGAATAAATACCGGAGAAGTAATCCAAACGATTCCGCCAATGTCTTCATTGCagttgtataaaaaaaacctaaCTAACTCAGGACTTGTCTCTTCTGGAAATACAGTATTCACTTCTACTGTGCAGCATCCTTCGATTTCTGGTTTGGCAGTTTCCGGAGTTCCATGGTTACCGGAATTTCCCGTTTTGAATCCAGTGTCTTCATCTCCGCTACCCGATAGGAGCTACCGTTCGATTCCTGGCTTGGCCACAATCACTTCTACTGTGCAGCATCCTTCGATTCCCGGTTTGGCAGTTTCCGGCGTTCCATGGCTACCCGAATATCCTGTTTCGAGTTATTATCCACCAACAAGTGTGCCTGTTTCTGCTGTAAGACCGACGTCAGTACCGTTTGTTGTACCATCATCGTTGGGAGTTTATGGAAATAGACACGATGTTCCAGTTAGCGTAGGGCCGAAAAGTGCTCAGTTGGCGGCTAGGCAGGTTATGCCGCGTGAATTACCGAGGTTCAACGGGGATCCTCACGAGTGGCCCATCTTCTACAGTTCTTTTAAGAATACAACGGATGTTTGTGGATACACCGACGCTGAGAATCTAGCCAGATTACAACGTTGCTTAGGAGGTGCCGCACTGGAAGCAGTAAGGAGTCGTCTACTTTTACCAGCGTCCGTGCCGTACGTGATGGATACATTACAAAAGCTCTACGGTAGACCCGAGATTCTGAAGAAAGTGCGAAACGTTCCACCGCCAAAGTCAGAAAATCTGAGTTCCATTGTCTGCTACGGATTGGCGATACAAAATCTCGTTGATCACATTGTGTTGGCCGAACAACAAGCACATTTATCGAATCCTATGTTACTTCAAGAATTAGTTGATAAATTGCCCGCTTCATTGAAGATGCAGTGGGGCACGTTCAAGCAAGCGTATACGAACGTCAACCTGGCGACGTTCAACGGATTTATGTCAGGACTAGTGAATTTAGCTTCCGAGCTTTGCATTGATGTAGTCTCTGTCCAAAACTATCAACAGTCGAAGAGAACGGAAAAACAGAAGCAAAAAGAAAAGCTATTTACTCATTCCAGCGTGCTGCCTAGTACGTCGAAATACAGGTCAGTCGAGGAATCTACTTCAAAAGCGTGCGCTTACTGTGGGAAAGACGACCATCAGATTATAAATTGTCGCGGTTTCAAATCTTTAGACGTTGGAGGTCGGTGGAAGGCAGTTCGACAGAAGAACTTGTGCCGGTTGTGCTTGATTCCGCATCGTAAATGGCCGTGTAGATCGAAGAAGGAATGTGGACAAGATGGATGTCGAGTTCGACATAATATGCTACTACACAGTAGTCGCAATGACGACGGAAATGGTCATAGGTCGGAAGAAGTCGTTCATCAGAACCATCATCATACGaaatccttttcgttgtttcgttATTTGCCAGTTACGCTGTATGGAAACGGAAGAGAAGTAAACACCTTCGTATTCCTAGATGATGGATCGTCGTGTACACTGCTTGAAGAAGGAATCGCTGCACAGCTTGGCATAGAAGGAGAACCTGATCATCTATGGCTGAGTTGGACCGGAAAGGTTAGCAGACATGAAAAAACTTCAAGGAGGCTGAGTATTAAAATATCCGGAGACGAACATAAGGAAATGTTTCAGCTGGCTAATGTTCGTACGGTGCGTGAGCTAGGTCTTCCAAGTCAAACACTGGACTATTCAGAGTTGTCGGATAGATTTCCGCATCTTCAAGGACTTCCCGTAGCCAGCTACATCGATTCCAAACCTGGTATGATAATCGGTTTGGAACACGTACGGCTTCTAACTAgcttgaagacaagagaaggcTGTAGTAGTGAACCTGTAGCGTCGAAAACTCGGTTGGGATGGTGCGTGTACGGAAGGAATTGTGGAAATGGAGACTCGGTTGAACAGTTACACATCCATTCATGTGACAACATGAGCAACAGCAGCCTACATGATGCAATGCGGAAGTTTTTTGCGGTGGAAGAAGTAGTTTCGACGCATCAGTTAGAATCGGAAGAAGATAAACGAGCACGTAGTATTTTGGAGGTAACAACGGTACGAAAAGGAAACCGAATGGAGACGGGTTTGCTTTGGCGAAATGACGAGCGGAATTTCCCGAACAGCTATCAAATGGCGATCAGCAGGTTGAGAGGCTTAGAGAAACGGTTAGCAAAAGACCCCGACTTACGGATAAAAGTCATTGATCAAATCAAAAGCTACGAGCAGAAACAGTACGTTCGAAAAATATCGCCAGaagaattagcaaaagtaaacaCTAGGCGAACATGGTTTCTACCGTTAGGTGCTGCGTTTAATGATATGCTGCTCAAAGGTCCGGATCTGCTCGTATCGCTAGTCAACCTTTTGCTACGTTTTCGAGAAGGCAAAATAGCAGTATGCTCGGATATTCGCGAAATGTTTCTGAGAATTCTCATTCGGGAAGAGGATAAGTGGTCGCAGTGCTTCCTGTGGCGTAACAGTCCAGCAGATGAAGTGCAGGTGTACGTAATCAACGTCGCTATGTTCGGAGCAACCAGCTTACCGTGTACGGCACAGTTCGTAAAGAACAGAAACGCTCTCGAATATGCCAAATTATATCCCAGAGCAGCAGATGCAATCGTTTACAACCACTACGTCGACGATTTTCTGGACAGTGTCAATTCGGAGGATGAAGCAGTAAAACTAATTGAAGAAGTGCAGCTCATCCACGCTGCAGCAGGTTTCGAATTCGGAAAGATATTGTCGAACTCGTCGAATGTGCTCGATCGTCTGGGAGAAACCGAGTCGTTGAACAGTAAGTCGCTAGGTTTGGACAAAAATCCTTCGTGCGAGCGAATCTTAGGATTGGTGTGGGTTCCGTCAACGGATCGCTTTACCTTCGATCGATCAGCCGTTAAAGATGTTCTAGGTAGCAATATTGTAACTCCGACAAAACGGCAAGTGCTACGAACAGTAATGAAACTGTATGACCCCTTGGGATTCGTAGCACATTTTGTGGTCCAAGGAAAAATCCTAATGCAAGAAATTTGGCGTGCAGGAACTAACTGGGACGAACCGATTTCTGAGTGCTTAAGCGATCTTTGGAGTAGATGGATTGAGTTGTACGACAAGATCGACGAAGTAAAGATACCCCGATGTTATTTTGTTGGACCTAAGGAGGTGGATGAAATCGAGATTCATGTGTTCACAGATGCCAGCGTGTCGGCATGTGCATGTGTAGCATATCTGAGGATGTCGAATAACGGAAGTTGCTGGTGTTCTCTAGTAGCAGCAAAAACAAAGGTTGCGCCAATTCTTCCACTTTCAGTTCCTAGGTTGGAAATTCAAGCGGCTATGATGGGAGCTCGATTAATGCAAACCGTAAGCTCTGCACTCACGGTCAACATAAGAAGACGATTCCTGTGGACAGATTCAACGGTAGTTCTAGCCTGGCTTCGCTCCGACAGTCGTCGATATCCTCCGTTCGTGTTGTTTCGAgtcggtgaaatcctttcgctTACCAGTGTTGATGAATGGTACTACGTGCCTTCAAAGCTCAACGTAGCTGACGATGCCACGAAGTGGAATACAGGATTGTCGTTTGATCCAGACAGCCGTTGGTTTCAAGCCCCCTCATTTTTACCCACGAAAGAGCAGTGGCCCAAACAGTCTACTAAAGTAGATGAAGCGGATGCCTCCGTTGAAGAAGTTCGAGTAGTAGCAGTACACCAGGCAGTAGAGGAGATCGTTAATGCAGATCGTTTTTCTAACTGGAATCGATTAGTAAGGGCGATGGCTTATGTTTATAAAGCAATAAATAAATGGAAACAATCTGAAAGCGGTAGTTGTCTTCGGCAGGATGAGTTCAATAAGGCAGAGGAAGCTCTCTGGCGCCAGGCGCAAGCGCAGTCATATGAGGAAGAGATTCAGGCATTGACGAAGGGTTGCAGTGTTAGTAAACAAAGCTCGCTGAGGTCGATGGCTCTCTATCTGGACGATAAAGGACTTGTTCGGATCAAAGGCCGAATCGGAAATGCATCACATATTCCCTACGCGACCAGGTACCCAGTAGTACTTCCCAGGAACAGCCGAATAACCTTCCTTCTTGTGGATGCTTTCCATCGACGGTTTCTTCATGCGAACAACGAAACAGTTTACAACGAATTGCGACAGAAGTTTCACATTCCAAAATTGCGAACATTCATACGCCAAGTTGGAAGAATTTGTCAGCACTGTAAAGTGAAGAAAGCTGTTCCGGTGCCACCGTTAATGGGACCGCTTCCCAAAGTACGCTTAACGCCATTTATTCGACCATTTACGTACGTCGGTGTCGATTATATGGGACCGTTCGAGGTCAAAATTGGACGCAGTCTGGTAAAGCGCTGGATATGCTTGTTCACCTGTCTCACGATTCGGGCAGTTCATTTGGAACTGGTGCATAGCCTTTCAACAATCTCTTGTGTAATGGCAGTCAGAAGATTTGTGTCTCGGCGGGGCGCGCCTCTTGAGATTTTCTCCGATAATGGCACCAACTTCGTTGGAGCAAATCGCCAGTTGTCAGAAGAAAGGTCGAAAATCGAGAAAATATCCAAGCACTGTGCCGCCACATTCACGAACGCAGATACGCAGTGGCATTTTAACGTTCCTGCAGCTCCGCATATGGGTGGACCAAGGGAACGCATGGTTAAATCCGTAAAGGTTGCGATGAAAGCTATCTCAGACAGTCCCCGACATCCAAGTGATGAGGTTTTAGAAACTATCATGTTGGAAGCGGAAGGCATTGTAAATTCCCGACCACTGACCTACGTACCGTTGGAAGCAGAAGATCAAGAGTCACTCACGCCGAATCATTTCCTGCTATACAGTTCAAACGGGATTAAACAACCACCGAGCGATCCTGTAGCTAAAGGATACATTCTACGGGATAGTTGGAAGCTAGCGCAGCACATCGTAGATGAATTCTGGCGAAGGTGGGTTCGGGAATATCTTCCAATGTTAACGCGACAGACGAAATGGTTCGATGCAGTTAAACCATTAGAACCGGGCGATCTAGTTGTCGTCGTCGATGAACAAGCTAGAAACCGTTGGGAACGAGGACGCATTCTCGA
- the LOC131428935 gene encoding uncharacterized protein LOC131428935 encodes MPAAGTTTAKKPPSMRALTARLKEIQLSFNDIWRFVQAFKETNTATEVEVRLNKLDELWEGFGETLVDIFAHDDYNAEGSALEKERMELSDRYYEIKSFLVDKAKELQEPNVLDQSTRLGDSSIRGNSDHVRLPQIKLQSFDGNIDEWLSFRDLFTSLIHWKPELPEVEKFHYLKGCLQGEPKSLIDPLQITKANYQVAWDLLLKRYNNSKQLKRRQVQALFSLPILAKESVIDLHSLVEGFERTVQTLDQIIQSADYKDLLLVNILTTRLDPVTRRSWEEFSAMKETDTLTDLFDFLRRRLQVLDCLPTRVADTRGVQQQQLQPRQKIPPVRNSYSSTQASGGRCVVCSSNHPLYQCGSFQRMEVSDRDTLLKTHSLCRNCFKFGHHAKECQSKYSCRNCKARHHTLVCFRSEREHDKKVAVVAGGNNPSSSREPSNDSTIQIANVAATEVLAVNSAHQSAAKVLLATAIVMIEDDYGNKFPARALLDSGSECNFVTERLGQRMKLTRERVNISVVGIGQTASKVKYRIQAVLRSRVSEYSRELSFLVLPKVTVNLPTTTICTDKWIIPEGIKLADPAFFESKVVDLVLGIEAFFDFFETGKRISLGQQLPTLNDSVFGWVVCGGYLNSNRSLSMSCNVSTTEDLESLMTRFWTCEEVEQEKALSLEEKRCEELFLNTFQRDQSGRYTVALPKNEDLLSKLGASRDIAVRRLQGTERRLARDTYLKQQYEMFIEEYLHLGHMRKIDDATPGSGKRCYLPHHPVVKDSSTTTKVRVVFDASCKTSTGVSLNDVLLSGPVIQEDLRSIILRSRINQIMLVSDVEKMFRQIQVFSQDRPLQCILWRNSPSDEISTYELNTVTYGTKPAPFLATRTLKQLALDEEERYPLASKAILEDTYMDDVITGANEIESAVILRTQLDSMTSSGGFCLRKWASNCPEVLQGIAEENIAIRVSEGIVLDPDTSIKTLGLTWMPMTDTLRYQFNIPMQDTGEPFTKRKILSVIASLFDPLGLLGAAITNAKIFMQLLWTLRDENNQRLDWDQPLFLTVGERWRKFYDQLRLFNEIRIDRCVIIPEALCVEIHYFSDASEKAYGACLYLRSQNSAGEVKVRLLTSKSKVAPLKFQTIPRLELCGALLAVQLYEKVKISLALINFPYHTSNRMNDDDGDDYDDDDDGDLLEFALSRSISD; translated from the exons ATGCCTGCTGCTGGTACCACAACGGCTAAAAAGCCACCATCAATGCGGGCGTTAACGGCTAGATTAAAGGAGATtcaattatctttcaacgatatttggagattcgtaCAAGCCTTCAAGGAAACGAATACAGCAACTGAGGTTGAAGTGCGCCTGAATAAGTTAGACGAGCTGTGGGAAGGGTTCGGTGAAACATTAGTTGACATTTTTGCTCATGATGATTACAATGCTGAAGGCAGTGCTTTGGAAAAAGAGCGCATGGAGCTCAGTGATCGGTATTACGAAATCAAATCCTTTTTAGTTGACAAGGCTAAGGAATTACAAGAACCGAATGTGTTGGATCAATCTACCCGACTCGGTGACTCGTCGATACGTGGAAATAGCGATCACGTTCGGCTACCACAAATTAAGCTGCAGTCATTCGACGGAAACATAGACGAGTGGCTGAGCTTCCGGGATCTTTTTACATCACTCATTCACTGGAAACCGGAATTACCCGAGGTTGAGAAATTCCATTATCTGAAAGGGTGCCTGCAAGGTGAGCCCAAAAGTCTTATCGACCCTCTTCAGATTACCAAGGCCAACTATCAAGTAGCGTGGGATTTATTGTTGAAACGGTACAACAATAGTAAGCAGCTGAAACGACGTCAAGTACAAGCTCTCTTCAGCCTGCCTATCCTTGCGAAGGAATCTGTTATCGATCTACACAGTCTAGTTGAAGGGTTTGAAAGAACTGTGCAAACGTTAGATCAAATCATTCAATCGGCCGATTACAAGGATCTTCTATTGGTGAACATCCTCACCACAAGATTGGACCCCGTCACTCGTAGAAGCTGGGAAGAGTTCTCAGCCATGAAGGAAACTGATACACTGACGGATTTATTTGACTTCCTCCGGCGTAGGCTTCAGGTATTGGACTGCTTGCCAACAAGGGTTGCTGACACTAGGGGTGTTCAGCAACAGCAATTACAACCAAGGCAAAAAATACCACCCGTGAGGAATAGTTACAGTTCAACGCAAGCGTCTGGGGGACGTTGTGTCGTTTGCTCGTCAAATCATCCACTTTATCAATGTGGTTCCTTTCAGCGAATGGAGGTTTCGGATAGGGACACTCTGCTGAAAACTCACTCACTCTGTCGGAATTGCTTCAAATTTGGACACCATGCTAAGGAGTGCCAGTCTAAATATTCTTGCAGAAACTGTAAGGCACGACACCACACTCTTGTGTGTTTCAGGTCAGAAAGGGAGCACGACAAGAAGGTTGCGGTAGTTGCTGGGGGCAACAATCCTTCTTCGTCAAGGGAACCATCCAATGATTCTACGATACAAATAGCCAACGTGGCGGCTACAGAGGTTCTAGCGGTTAATTCGGCACATCAAAGTGCTGCTAAGGTTCTTTTGGCTACAGCGATTGTTATGATCGAGGATGATTATGGCAACAAATTTCCTGCTCGTGCTCTTTTGGATTCGGGATCTGAGTGCAATTTCGTGACCGAGAGATTAGGTCAGCGCATGAAGTTAACACGAGAGCGAGTGAATATATCGGTGGTAGGAATTGGACAAACAGCGTCCAAGGTCAAATATCGGATTCAAGCAGTTTTACGTTCGCGGGTATCGGAATACTCCAGAGAGTTAAGTTTTTTGGTTCTCCCGAAGGTTACGGTTAATCTTCCAACCACTACTATCTGCACTGATAAATGGATAATTCCGGAGGGCATCAAATTGGCTGATCCGGCCTTCTTCGAATCGAAGGTCGTCGATCTGGTACTCGGCATCGAGGCATTCTTCGATTTTTTCGAAACAGGGAAAAGAATTTCTTTAGGACAGCAGCTACCAACATTGAATGATTCTGTATTCGGTTGGGTCGTATGCGGTGGATATTTAAATTCCAATCGATCACTAAGCATGAGCTGCAATGTGTCAACCACGGAGGATTTAGAATCGCTAATGACGCGATTTTGGACTTGTGAGGAAGTTGAACAAGAAAAGGCGCTCTCGCTCGAAGAGAAACGTTGCGAGGAACTGTTTCTGAATACGTTTCAAAGAGATCAAAGTGGTAGGTACACCGTCGCCTTACCCAAAAATGAAGATCTATTATCTAAGTTAGGTGCATCAAGGGATATCGCAGTACGACGCCTTCAAGGGACGGAGCGTAGGCTTGCAAGAGACACATATTTGAAACAACAATATGAGATGTTCATTGAAGAATATCTGCATCTTGGTCACATGCGAAAGATTGATGACGCGACTCCGGGATCTGGTAAACGTTGTTATTTGCCACACCATCCTGTAGTAAAGGACTCTAGTACCACTACTAAGGTACGCGTCGTATTTGACGCTTCGTGTAAGACTTCCACGGGGGTATCACTAAACGACGTGCTACTCTCAGGTCCTGTCATACAGGAGGACCTTCGTTCGATTATTCTACGCAGTCGAATAAACCAAATTATGCTAGTGTCCGatgttgaaaaaatgtttcgacaAATTCAAGTTTTTTCCCAAGATCGACCGCTACAGTGTATTTTGTGGCGTAACTCGCCATCGGATGAGATATCTACCTACGAATTGAATACGGTGACGTATGGAACCAAGCCAGCTCCATTTTTAGCAACAAGAACGTTAAAACAACTAGCGCTAGATGAGGAAGAGCGGTATCCGCTAGCGTCCAAGGCAATCCTTGAGGATACGTATATGGACGACGTCATCACAGGAGCAAATGAGATTGAATCAGCAGTCATTTTGCGAACTCAGCTTGATTCGATGACATCAAGTGGGGGTTTTTGTTTGCGGAAGTGGGCGTCTAATTGTCCTGAAGTGCTACAAGGCATAGCAGAAGAGAATATTGCCATTCGAGTTTCGGAAGGAATCGTTCTGGATCCAGAtacttcgataaaaacgttgggACTGACTTGGATGCCAATGACTGATACACTTCGGTATCAGTTTAATATTCCTATGCAAGATACAGGTGAACCATTTACAAAACGGAAGATATTGTCGGTGATCGCATCACTTTTCGACCCATTAGGCCTTCTGGGTGCTGCAATCACCAATGCAAAAATTTTCATGCAGCTGTTGTGGACGTTGCGTGATGAAAATAATCAACGATTAGACTGGGATCAGCCGTTATTTCTAACGGTGGGTGAGAGgtggagaaaattttatgatcagCTTCGACTATTCAACGAAATTCGTATCGATCGCTGTGTTATCATCCCAGAAGCGTTGTGTGTGGAAATCCATTACTTTTCGGATGCATCGGAGAAAGCGTATGGTGCATGTCTTTATCTTAGGAGTCAAAATTCAGCTGGAGAGGTAAAAGTAAGGCTGCTAACCTCGAAGTCTAAGGTTGCTCCGCTGAAGTTTCAGACCATTCCCAGGTTGGAGTTGTGCGGTGCACTGCTGGCAGTGCAGCTGTACGAAAAG GTAAAGATCAGTCTCGCTCTCATCAACTTTCCTTATCACACCAGTAATCGGATGAATGATGATGACGGAGATGactatgacgatgatgatgatggtgatctGCTAGAATTCGCACTGTCCCGTTCTATTTCGGATTAA